One Nitrospinota bacterium DNA window includes the following coding sequences:
- a CDS encoding TraB/VirB10 family protein codes for IYLPPSFMQATLLSGMDAPTGEGAKGEPMPSLLRIKDLAVLPNRFKKDLKGCFVIANGIGKLSAERAYLRLVTLSCLRYDGNAIIDQSIKGFVTDVDGKIGLAGRVVSKMGTTIAASMVAGFFGGAGEAISQASQTTSLNPFGSTQVLDPKMIGQAGAGKGISQGAERLQDFYLELARDSMPVIEVGATKDVTIVVTEGINLKIKCIGENECD; via the coding sequence ATCTATCTTCCGCCAAGTTTCATGCAGGCAACACTTCTCTCTGGGATGGACGCTCCAACAGGAGAAGGAGCAAAAGGTGAACCGATGCCATCACTGCTGCGTATAAAGGACCTTGCGGTTCTACCGAACCGGTTCAAGAAAGATCTAAAAGGATGTTTTGTCATTGCAAACGGAATAGGAAAACTATCAGCAGAAAGAGCTTACCTTAGGCTGGTCACACTTTCGTGTCTCAGATATGACGGCAACGCCATTATCGATCAGTCAATAAAAGGTTTTGTTACTGATGTCGACGGCAAGATAGGGCTTGCCGGGCGTGTAGTATCGAAAATGGGGACAACAATAGCGGCCTCAATGGTTGCAGGATTTTTCGGCGGAGCAGGAGAGGCGATCAGTCAGGCCTCTCAGACGACGTCATTGAATCCCTTCGGTTCAACACAGGTGCTTGATCCAAAAATGATCGGCCAGGCGGGGGCCGGTAAGGGGATTTCCCAAGGAGCCGAACGTTTGCAGGATTTCTATCTCGAACTCGCGCGGGACTCAATGCCTGTAATCGAGGTAGGGGCTACAAAAGACGTCACCATCGTGGTGACTGAAGGGATCAACCTGAAAATCAAATGTATCGGTGAAAACGAATGCGATTAA